One window of the Microplitis demolitor isolate Queensland-Clemson2020A chromosome 10, iyMicDemo2.1a, whole genome shotgun sequence genome contains the following:
- the LOC103571713 gene encoding centromere protein J yields the protein MSLEASIDERIEELKKWQADQKIRLLKQQQEQRELLNIEQKRMYVALASSIDNIDVTLDSMADMSLSKIQEHLNSYPNTPDRSDNHDESSQYKSFPTDNSQYKFPGDQPCRSSAEFSDESSGQSKSDNQAVEPKQKFTSHDPNMSVEMNPLSAKRSSTGCVRIDDIPVPSPKKDFKTLLEEKLKDSDALGDTGEFKQNNSIKKKPFLRKGEGLARFRMNATKNPGEKISKPRVALSSSSTRSKSPGVKESNRKSKDKIIKINKNSGISRRSCPIPKVAQQKLNFKNVALPRNRINSRSMSPLASRSSPAVLVPAPKPAVTPKSIATLKAADENKHGTDESIGSDLDTSKLETKMFELLEEKAENSSFCSTSSAVVAFLQQSTPLKLKTIRKNLMTRRQAQEQRSNIVDDELEALVRSLKSNKLDKPAVNNSKWDSGPFVNEHPIDNNVSGTPVVGKKNLQPDYCWQSNKNHYDLIEKLAESMTETDTESEKNFVYQQVDDRNVIDKISDANVMRVRFSEYNEYKMIGLTDTSTISRDSYAEEKNWTDNSSVESSDVEVLSSRREIHQHFNPENDNRNFIYESTDDEESVVNHSSIFDDKDNTITEIQEFVDDFNKLNERKTNLSRSELNPPAEINDTIVRSELLKTRLRELEREIEIFRKENAGLKEERKKFDEEQRRWQREFKDKEDNFKREQILVENNFQEEKKRLAREKIALENRLRDAREKSLQAKQELQEIQSLKDQLAELRDEIDDKESLWQTEQARQRSQIRVLQMENSKLKQEISKLQESKQSKLRKPSVVSHTKAVQNKPESKKITFDDQVVAAEEQEPESERDAMRVKYSPDKISNPGHLISQQTAADNLFKKRQLYENLIKEAAGDYYEENIENIPVNIIKSPEKPKIMSPTYRKNKTIEDNLSAQSNLRENGISQSTQTSVELKLSDNNDSKRITRFANDNLQVPRGSYQQFVREVINPKNQYSKAALAPDYPAEVDDSRKIKMRDSEDKFNYPVDSSEKNGHEVARRPLGENQPTINYITDRRINQTKFVDGNESEMTPRAEQVPLPRPTEAMTPHPDHIQISHLSDLTCQERVCLPKQNIREIQCPDGHLEYWYPNGNVKKIYPDKNISKMIYYNGDVRETLPDGCVKYFYAATKTWQTTYPDGFEILEFPDGQKERRTKDGTIEVEFPDGSIRLMQPDGVNKWALPDGTIAETFPNGDKILSLPNGQCEIHTVDHKRREYPDGTIKYVYNDGTQETRYSNGRVRIKDKDGNLIMDAHQI from the exons ATGTCTCTGGAGGCGTCGATTGACGAGCGGAtcgaagaattaaaaaaatggcaaGCGGATCAGAAAATTCGTTTGCTGAAACAGCAGCAAGAGCAGCGAGAATTGTTGAACATCGAACAGAAACGGATGTACGTAGCCCTGGCCTCGTCAATTGACAACATCGACGTCACCCTGGACTCCATGGCTGACATGTCTCTATCCAAAATCCAAGAGCATTTAAATTCTTATCCAAACACTCCTGACAGATCTGACAATCATGACGAATCTTCTCAATACAAATCATTTCCTACTGACAATTCTCAGTACAAATTTCCTGGTGACCAGCCGTGTAGGAGCTCCGCGGAATTCTCTGATGAATCTTCTGGGCAGAGTAAAAGTGACAATCAAGCTGTCgaaccaaaacaaaaatttacttctCATGATCCAAATATGTCAGTGGAAATGAATCCTTTGTCAGCCAAAAGATCATCAACCGGGTGCGTACGCATCGACGACATTCCAGTGCCATCAcctaaaaaagattttaaaactttgctagaagaaaaattaaaagactCGGACGCTCTGGGAGACACTGGggaatttaaacaaaataattccattaaaaaaaaaccttttttacGCAAAGGTGAAGGACTAGCCCGATTCAGAATGAATGCGACTAAAAACCCTggtgaaaaaatatcaaaaccaCGTGTCGCTCTGTCATCGTCGAGTACCAGGAGTAAATCACCTGGTGTCAAAGAAAGTAACCGTAAATCTAAagacaaaattattaagataaataaaaatagtggaATATCACGACGCAGTTGTCCGATTCCTAAAGTGGCGCAgcagaaattgaattttaaaaatgtcgcgTTGCCGCGGAATAGAATTAACAGCAGGTCGATGTCACCTCTAGCATCTAGAAGCTCTCCTGCTGTTCTTGTTCCTGCTCCTAAACCTGCAGTAACTCCGAAATCCATCGCGACCCTAAAGGCCGCAGATGAAAATAAGCATGGAACAGATGAGTCTATCGGCTCGGATCTTGATACGTCCAAGTTAGAAACGAAAATGTTTGAACTACTGGAAGAAAAAGCCGAAAATTCGAGCTTCTGTTCGACTTCAAGTGCCGTCGTTGCTTTCTTACAGCAGTCGACGCCTCTAAAGTTGAAAACTATCCGTAAAAATCTCATGACTAGAAGGCAGGCGCAGGAACAGAGAAGTAATATCGTCGACGATGAATTAGAAGCACTGGTGCGCTCGTTAAAGTCAAATAAACTCGACAAGCCTGCTgtcaataattcaaaatggGACTCTGGACCTTTTGTAAATGAACATCCGATTGACAACAACGTTTCCGGTACTCCCGTAgttggaaagaaaaatttacagcCTGATTACTGCTGgcaatcaaataaaaatcattacgATTTGATTGAAAAACTTGCCGAGTCGATGACTGAGACTGATACGgagtcggaaaaaaattttgtatatcaGCAAGTTGATGATAGAAATGTGATTGATAAAATAAGCGACGCGAATGTGATGCGCGTTAGATTTTCCGAGTACAATGAGTACAAAATGATTGGGCTGACTGACACTTCGACTATTTCCAGAGACTCGTATGCTGAGGAAAAAAATTGGACTGATAATTCTAGTGTTGAGTCGTCTGATGTTGAAGTTTTGTCATCCAGGCGGGAAATTCACCAGCATTTCAACCCAGAAAATGAcaacagaaattttatttacgagaGTACGGATGATGAAGAATCGGTTGTAAATCACTCGAGTATTTTCGATGATAAAGACAACACGATCACGGAAATCCAAGAGTTTGTTGATgacttcaataaattaaatgaaagaaaaacgAATTTAAGCAGAAGCGAATTGAATCCACCGGCGGAAATAAATGACACTATTGTCAGATCGGAGCTTTTGAAAACTCGTTTGCGGGAATTGGAGCgggaaattgaaatatttcgaaaAGAAAACGCTGGTTTGAAGGAGGagcgtaaaaaatttgatgaagaGCAGCGACGGTGGCAGAGAGAATTCAAAGATAAAGAAGACAATTTTAAGAGAGAGCAAATACtcgtagaaaataattttcaggaAGAAAAGAAACGACTTGCACGAGAGAAAATTGCGCTGGAGAACCGGCTACGCGATGCGAGAGAAAAATCTCTGCAGGCGAAACAGGAGCTACAGGAAATTCAGAGTCTCAAGGATCAATTGGCGGAGCTCAGAGACGAGATTGACGATAAGGAAAGTTTGTGGCAAACAGAGCAAGCGAGACAGCGCAGCCAGATACGAGTCCTGCAGATGGAGAATTCGAAACTCAAACAAGAAATATCAAAACTACAGGAGTCTAAGCAAAGTAAATTAAGAAAACCTTCTGTTGTCTCGCATACGAAGGCGGTCCAAAATAAACCAGAGTCGAAAAAGATAACATTTGATGACCAGGTCGTCGCGGCTGAAGAACAAGAGCCGGAATCAGAGCGAGATGCAATGCGAGTTAAATATTCTcctgataaaatttcaaatcctGGGCATTTAATTTCTCAGCAGACTGCAGctgataatttattcaaaaaacgccagctctatgaaaatttgataaaagaaGCTGCTGGCGATTACTACGAGGAGAACATTGAAAACATTCCTGTAAATATCATCAAGAGTCCAGAGAAACCCAAAATAATGTCACCGacttacagaaaaaataaaaccatcgAAGATAATTTGTCTGCTCAGTCTAATTTGCGGGAGAATGGAATTTCACAGTCGACACAGACTAGTGTTGAACTAAAACTCAGTGATAATAATGACAGCAAACGTATCACGCGATTTGCTAATGACAATTTGCAGGTACCTCGCGGATCATATCAGCAATTCGTCCGCGAAGTTATAAATCCTAAGAACCAGTACTCAAAAGCTGCTTTAGCACCCGACTACCCAGCGGAAGTTGATGATTCTCGGAAGATCAAAATGCGGGACTCGGaagacaaatttaattatcccGTAGATTCATCAGAAAAAAATGGACACGAGGTCGCACGAAGACCTCTGGGTGAAAATCAGCCGACGATTAATTACATCACTGATAGGCGAATTAATCAAACGAAGTTCGTCGACGGGAATGAGTCTGAGATGACACCTCGGGCGGAACAAGTGCCGTTACCTCGACCAACGGAAGCTATGACTCCGCACCCAGATCATATTCAAATAAGTCATTTATCTGACTTGACTTGTCAAGAAAGAGTTTGTTTGCCCAAACAAAATATACGCGAAATCCAATGTCCAGATGGTCACTTAGAGTACTGGTATCCAAATGGAAacgtaaagaaaatttatccagataaaaatatatccaagATGATTTATTACAACGGTGATGTACGGGAAACGTTACCTGACGGTTgtgttaagtatttttatgcTGCTACCAAAACTTGGCAGACAACTTATCCAGatggatttgaaattttagaatttcctga TGGGCAAAAAGAGAGAAGAACCAAAGACGGTACTATTGAAGTTGAATTTCCGGATGGTTCAATTCGGTTAATGCAACCGGATGGCGTTAATAAATGGGCATTACCTGATGGAACAATTGCTGAAACTTTTCCAAACGGGGATAAAATACTTTCACTGCCTAATGGCCAATGTGAAATACATACTGTTGACCACaag cgACGTGAGTATCCAGAtggtacaataaaatatgtctACAATGATGGGACACAAGAAACGCGATACTCAAATGGACGAGTTCGTATCAAAGACAAAGATGGCAATCTGATAATGGATGctcatcaaatttaa
- the LOC103571860 gene encoding uncharacterized protein LOC103571860: MSTMEINDFTCHPVFISLRDKFKNKYELASTNCWTICIPPKELFKNSIITDDFFDGHILKPVPELADHYVSTDPQESKLYKFDGDVIKFVEKNDGSTPSSAREVKILNLNTAKGCDKLEGFTVVFIDRLLYDIYTNPRASHDTTELKLNKSITSYREALDFLYQVLNICNYSLADLKDDTKSIDIDKYESANELGNVIQEWIKRHWAKVMNLFNLNIQSDGRFQKLLSLSLEIFIMNHLHTGIYSLLSDALNQDDLCIKEKIDKLISLGVTPDQLGVKEAFAISMPSAIVELATLDARRAPFEKFICLKSTLDLVIAEVKGALAEIESQIDPISHADEDEDLVSADYLKMISTDDFTSLLVYVIVKSRPRRLITDLHYIENFLWTTSPLDGLTHTIVTYKNALHWLNDVNPDDLPSRSSKVRNELPITEVLDVVSKYDDHSDSTPIDRQVRELAAMIEKCTRTSDN, encoded by the exons atgTCAACAATggaaattaatgattttactTGTCATCCCGTTTTTATATCATTAAgg gataaatttaaaaataaatatgaattagcATCAACTAATTGTTGGACCATATGCATTCCACCAaaggaattatttaaaaattcaattatcacTGATGACTTTTTTg atgGTCATATTTTAAAACCAGTACCAGAACTAGCAGATCATTACGTTTCGACGGATCCCCAAGAGTCAAAGCTTTATAAATTTGATGGAGATGTCAttaaatttgtagaaaaaaatgacgGGTCTACTCCATCATCAGCGcgagaagttaaaattttaaatttaaatactgcGAAAGGATGTGATAAACTTGAAGGATTCACTGTTGTTTTCATAGATCGACTATTGTATGATATATATACGAATCCGAGAGCATCACATGATACAACtgaacttaaattaaataagtcaaTTACGTCGTACAGAGA GGCCTTAGATTTTTTGTatcaagtattaaatatttgtaattactCATTAGCAGACTTGAAAGACGACACAAAGTCAATAGACATCGATAAATATGAGTCCGCAAATGAATTAGGGAACGTAATTCAAGAATGGATAAAACGACACTGGGCAAAGGTGATGAatcttttcaatttaaatatccaAAGCGATGGACGTTTTCAAAAACTACTGAGTTTGTCACTGGAAATCTTTATCATGAATCATTTACACACGGGAATATACTCATTGTTAAGCGACGCCTTGAATCAGGATGACTTgtgtataaaagaaaaaatagacAAGTTGATAAGTTTGGGAGTGACACCTGACCAGTTGGGAGTAAAAGAAGCTTTCGCCATCTCCATGCCTTCGGCGATTGTAGAGTTGGCAACTCTTGACGCCCGTCGAGCTccgtttgaaaaatttatttgtttgaaaaGTACTCTGGACCTGGTAATCGCTGAAGTAAAAGGTGCGCTAGCGGAAATTGAATCTCAAATAGACCCGATTTCTCATGctgatgaggatgaggatttGGTTAGtgctgattatttaaaaatgatttcgaCTGATGATTTCACTTCGTTGCTTGTCTATGTGATCGTCAAATCACGGCCGCGCAGACTGATAACAGATTTGCATTACATAGAAAACTTTTTGTGGACAACTTCTCCACTGGATGGTCTTACGCACACGATAGTTACCTATAAGAATGCATTGCATTGGCTCAATGATGTCAATCCTGATGATTTGCCATCGAGAAGTAGTAAAGTGAGAAATGAGTTACCGATAACTGAAGTCTTGGATGTCGTGTCTAAGTATGATGATCATTCAGACAGCACGCCGATAGATAGACAAGTTCGCGAACTGGCTGCGATGATAGAAAAATGCACTCGGACGTCTGATAATTAA